In Streptomyces sp. NBC_00306, a single genomic region encodes these proteins:
- a CDS encoding TetR/AcrR family transcriptional regulator, giving the protein MERVSHAPLRREPVQRRSAERLARILDACAELLDETGYEELSTRAVAVRAGVPIGSVYRFFGNKRALADALAERNLDRYTDRIAGRLTGLAGGDWRGLLDVVLGEYVAMKRTVPGFSLIDFGNQIPVGSPAAGANHQVADRLVGLLAAQVGREPDEALRRAALVAVEAADALLQLAFRVDPSGDEAIVGETRELLRSYLARVLD; this is encoded by the coding sequence ATGGAGCGCGTGTCCCACGCCCCCCTACGACGTGAGCCCGTGCAGCGGCGGAGCGCCGAGCGGCTCGCCCGGATCCTGGACGCCTGCGCCGAACTTCTCGACGAGACCGGATACGAGGAACTGTCGACGCGTGCGGTGGCCGTGCGGGCGGGGGTGCCGATCGGTTCGGTCTACCGGTTCTTCGGCAACAAGCGTGCCCTCGCCGACGCGTTGGCCGAACGCAACCTGGACAGATATACGGACCGCATCGCGGGCCGGCTCACCGGTCTCGCCGGAGGCGACTGGCGGGGACTGCTCGATGTGGTGCTCGGTGAGTACGTGGCGATGAAACGCACGGTCCCCGGCTTCTCGCTGATCGACTTCGGCAACCAGATCCCGGTGGGCTCCCCGGCGGCCGGCGCGAACCATCAGGTGGCCGACCGCCTGGTCGGGCTGCTGGCGGCGCAGGTGGGCCGCGAGCCGGACGAGGCGCTGCGACGCGCGGCGCTGGTCGCGGTGGAGGCCGCGGACGCCCTGCTCCAACTGGCGTTCCGGGTGGACCCGTCGGGCGACGAGGCGATCGTGGGGGAGACGCGGGAGCTGCTGCGGTCGTATCTGGCGCGGGTACTGGACTGA
- the hmgA gene encoding homogentisate 1,2-dioxygenase, whose product MSGIEQARKTAESLGYSPGFGNEHSSEAVPGALPLGRNSPQRAPLGLYAEQLSGSAFTEPRVHNRRSWLYRIRPSAAHPPFVRVGNGGLRSAPFTETVPDPNRLRWNPLPEPAPGTDWLAGLWTLGGNGDTTQRTGMAVHLYHANASMTDRVFSDADGELLIVPERGGLLLVTEFGMLAARPGEVALIPRGIRFRVELLDDSARGYVCENYGQPFQLPDLGPIGANGLANARDFMAPVASFEDVERPVEVVNKFCGNLWAATYDHSPLDVVAWHGNHLPYVYDLHRFNVIGTISYDHPDPSIFTVLTSPSDTPGLAGVDFVVFAPRWLVGENTFRPPYFHRNVMSEYMGLIEGAYDAKAEGFVPGGGSLHNMMSAHGPDRDTFDRASAAELKPQKIDDGLAFMFETRWPVTATEQAAGADHLQKGYDNVWQGLERHFRS is encoded by the coding sequence ATGAGCGGCATCGAGCAGGCGCGGAAGACGGCCGAGTCCCTGGGGTACTCCCCCGGGTTCGGCAATGAGCACAGCTCGGAGGCTGTGCCGGGCGCACTTCCGCTCGGGCGCAATTCACCGCAGCGGGCCCCCCTCGGGCTGTACGCGGAGCAGCTGAGCGGTTCGGCGTTCACCGAGCCGCGTGTCCACAACCGCCGCTCGTGGCTCTACCGCATCCGCCCCTCGGCGGCCCACCCGCCGTTCGTCCGTGTCGGCAACGGCGGACTGCGCAGCGCGCCGTTCACCGAGACCGTCCCCGACCCCAACCGGCTGCGCTGGAACCCGCTGCCGGAGCCGGCGCCGGGAACCGACTGGCTGGCCGGTCTGTGGACGCTCGGCGGGAACGGCGACACCACCCAGCGCACCGGCATGGCCGTGCACCTCTACCACGCCAACGCGTCGATGACGGACCGGGTGTTCAGCGACGCCGACGGCGAGCTGCTGATCGTCCCCGAGCGCGGTGGCCTGCTGCTGGTCACGGAGTTCGGCATGCTCGCGGCCCGCCCCGGCGAGGTGGCCCTGATCCCGCGCGGCATCCGTTTCCGCGTGGAACTGCTCGACGACAGCGCCCGCGGTTATGTGTGCGAGAACTACGGCCAGCCCTTCCAGCTCCCGGACCTCGGCCCGATCGGCGCCAACGGCCTCGCGAACGCCCGTGACTTCATGGCCCCGGTGGCGTCCTTCGAGGACGTGGAGCGCCCGGTCGAGGTGGTCAACAAGTTCTGCGGCAACCTCTGGGCGGCGACCTACGACCACTCCCCGCTCGACGTGGTCGCCTGGCACGGCAACCACCTGCCGTACGTCTACGACCTGCACCGGTTCAACGTCATCGGCACCATCAGCTACGACCACCCGGACCCGTCGATCTTCACCGTGCTGACCTCGCCGTCCGACACCCCGGGCCTGGCGGGCGTCGACTTCGTGGTCTTCGCACCCCGCTGGCTGGTCGGCGAGAACACCTTCCGGCCGCCCTACTTCCACCGCAACGTGATGAGCGAGTACATGGGCCTGATCGAGGGCGCGTACGACGCGAAGGCGGAGGGCTTCGTGCCCGGCGGCGGCTCGCTGCACAACATGATGTCGGCGCACGGGCCGGACCGGGACACGTTCGACCGGGCGAGCGCGGCCGAGCTCAAGCCGCAGAAGATCGACGACGGGCTGGCGTTCATGTTCGAGACGCGCTGGCCGGTGACCGCGACGGAGCAGGCGGCGGGCGCGGACCATCTGCAGAAGGGCTACGACAACGTGTGGCAGGGTCTTGAGCGCCACTTCAGGTCGTAG
- a CDS encoding GntR family transcriptional regulator — MTSFAPDSLVLNRKLPLWYQVSQSLRASILGRAPEASLRLPTEEQLAAHYGVSVLTMRQALKELEAEGLISRHRRRGTFIEPGARRGAPRRLLGSIDAIVAQQSGERTTILGHGPGPVPAELAEYFPDIAEVVTYRRLRCDGESGEPTNWAENAVRPDIAAALDLADLERWPMTKVLRDAVGVRISRITDTVEARLADPRTAELLDVPLLSPILHYTGVTYDGDGRVVDVARIHYRGDRFSFSVTLDAD, encoded by the coding sequence GTGACCTCCTTCGCCCCCGACTCGCTGGTCCTGAACCGCAAGCTGCCGCTGTGGTACCAGGTCTCGCAGTCGCTGCGCGCCTCGATACTCGGCCGGGCGCCCGAGGCGTCGCTGCGGCTGCCCACCGAGGAGCAGCTCGCCGCGCACTACGGCGTGAGCGTGCTGACCATGCGGCAGGCTCTCAAGGAGCTGGAGGCGGAGGGGCTGATCAGCCGGCACCGCCGGCGCGGCACCTTCATCGAACCGGGGGCCCGCCGGGGGGCTCCGCGCCGGCTGCTGGGCTCGATCGACGCGATCGTGGCCCAGCAGTCGGGCGAGCGGACGACGATCCTCGGGCACGGTCCCGGTCCGGTGCCCGCCGAACTGGCCGAGTACTTCCCCGACATCGCCGAGGTCGTGACGTACCGCAGGCTGCGCTGCGACGGGGAGAGCGGCGAGCCGACCAACTGGGCGGAGAACGCGGTCCGTCCGGACATCGCGGCCGCGCTGGATCTCGCGGATCTGGAGCGCTGGCCGATGACCAAGGTGCTGCGGGACGCGGTCGGTGTGCGGATCAGCCGGATCACGGACACCGTGGAGGCCCGGCTGGCGGACCCGCGTACGGCGGAGCTGCTGGACGTGCCGCTGCTGAGTCCGATCCTGCACTACACGGGTGTGACGTACGACGGCGACGGCCGGGTGGTGGACGTCGCGCGCATCCACTACCGGGGCGACCGGTTCTCCTTCTCGGTCACCCTCGACGCGGACTGA
- a CDS encoding CaiB/BaiF CoA transferase family protein, with product MSTQPLPLDGVTVVAVEQAVSAPFATRQLADLGARVIKIERPDGGDFARDYDTAAHGLASHFVWCNYGKESIAVDLKDPRGLEIVQRLVADADVFVQNLAQGAAARLGLDAATLCAAHPRLVAVDISGYGAEGPYAHKRAYDMLVQCEAGLVSVTGTAERPVKAGIPAADIAAAMYAFSGVLAALLRRGVSGRGGPVEISMLESLAEWMGHPLHYGMHGGQPPARTGLAHAVIAPYDAYTTADGGQVLLSVQNDREWRRLAEQVLELPGLGTDPHFATNTARTANRVRTDAAVGLALGKLGTQEAVDRLEAAGIACARLNDVTDVAGHPQLAARDRWREVGSPVGPLKALLPPITLPGGPEVPMGAVPALGEHTDALLRSLGMTDEGTAALRRDGVVA from the coding sequence ATGAGCACTCAGCCACTGCCGCTCGACGGGGTCACCGTCGTCGCCGTCGAGCAGGCCGTATCGGCCCCGTTCGCCACCCGCCAGCTCGCCGACCTCGGCGCCCGTGTCATCAAGATCGAGCGTCCGGACGGCGGCGACTTCGCCCGCGACTACGACACGGCCGCCCATGGACTCGCCTCTCACTTCGTGTGGTGCAACTACGGCAAGGAGTCCATCGCCGTCGACCTCAAGGACCCGCGCGGGCTGGAGATCGTGCAGCGGCTCGTCGCGGACGCCGACGTGTTCGTGCAGAACCTCGCCCAGGGCGCGGCCGCCCGGCTCGGCCTGGACGCGGCCACCCTGTGCGCCGCCCACCCCCGGCTGGTCGCCGTGGACATCTCGGGCTACGGCGCGGAGGGCCCGTACGCCCACAAACGGGCCTACGACATGCTCGTGCAGTGCGAGGCCGGCCTGGTCTCCGTCACCGGGACCGCCGAACGGCCGGTGAAGGCCGGCATTCCGGCGGCCGACATCGCTGCCGCCATGTACGCCTTCTCCGGGGTGCTGGCCGCGCTGCTGCGCCGGGGTGTCTCGGGCCGCGGCGGACCGGTGGAGATCTCGATGCTGGAGTCCCTCGCCGAGTGGATGGGACATCCGCTGCACTACGGGATGCACGGCGGTCAGCCTCCGGCGCGCACGGGCCTCGCACATGCCGTCATCGCACCGTACGACGCCTACACCACCGCGGACGGCGGGCAGGTGCTGCTGTCGGTGCAGAACGACCGGGAATGGCGGCGGCTGGCCGAACAGGTGCTGGAACTGCCCGGCCTGGGAACCGATCCGCATTTCGCCACCAATACGGCCCGTACGGCGAATCGCGTGCGGACGGACGCGGCGGTGGGCCTGGCACTCGGGAAACTGGGCACCCAGGAGGCCGTCGACCGGCTGGAGGCCGCGGGCATCGCCTGCGCGCGGCTCAACGATGTGACGGATGTGGCCGGACATCCGCAGCTCGCGGCGCGTGACCGGTGGCGGGAGGTCGGTTCACCGGTCGGTCCGCTGAAGGCACTGCTTCCGCCGATCACCCTGCCGGGTGGACCGGAGGTACCGATGGGTGCGGTCCCCGCGCTCGGCGAGCACACCGACGCGCTGCTGAGGTCCCTGGGAATGACGGACGAGGGGACAGCAGCGCTGCGCCGGGACGGTGTGGTCGCCTGA
- a CDS encoding type ISP restriction/modification enzyme has protein sequence MPMLDALMPWGVRPLRPGRSWVIAPDAGSLTARWDAVVRAEGPAQDALFGCTRARTPRTAVGQLPGQAAGTGRFIREDGRCPEPVRIAHGAFDEQWLIPDHRLLDVARPELWRVADDRQIFAVEQGWTGDASGPAVLMSALLPDGYSPAGRPGRIRPLYRRPGGDEPNLAPGLLPLLESHYGRTVAPEDVLAWIAAAAEPSPAGCLVPLPADPEVWLTGVDLGRTLLDIQLRGARGGAKPRLPGGRRPYVRAAVPARPDAIAYDAEEEVLSVGEGRISPVPPAAWDVNVGGTRVLEAWFARRTTQPEPGTLEAIRPGAWPQEWTSELLELITVLALFGELTDRRAELKTGAEITDVGVVLPPPDTARRPASVLDHHEEGPEGQFALL, from the coding sequence ATGCCGATGCTCGATGCGCTCATGCCGTGGGGCGTGCGGCCTCTGCGGCCGGGACGCTCCTGGGTGATCGCGCCGGACGCCGGGTCCCTGACCGCACGCTGGGACGCGGTGGTGCGGGCGGAGGGGCCCGCGCAGGACGCGCTGTTCGGGTGCACCCGCGCCCGCACCCCCCGGACCGCGGTGGGCCAGCTGCCCGGGCAGGCCGCGGGGACGGGCCGGTTCATCCGTGAGGACGGCCGCTGTCCGGAGCCGGTGCGGATCGCGCACGGCGCCTTCGACGAACAGTGGCTGATCCCCGACCACCGTCTCCTCGACGTCGCCCGCCCCGAGCTGTGGCGGGTCGCCGACGACCGGCAGATCTTCGCCGTCGAACAGGGCTGGACCGGGGACGCATCGGGCCCGGCCGTGCTGATGTCCGCGCTGCTTCCCGACGGCTACTCCCCCGCGGGACGGCCCGGCCGCATCCGGCCGCTGTACCGGCGTCCGGGCGGCGACGAGCCCAATCTCGCGCCCGGTCTGCTGCCCCTTCTGGAAAGCCACTACGGGCGGACGGTCGCCCCCGAGGACGTGCTCGCCTGGATCGCCGCGGCGGCCGAGCCCTCACCCGCCGGCTGCCTCGTCCCGCTGCCCGCCGATCCCGAGGTCTGGCTCACGGGCGTGGACCTGGGGCGGACCCTGCTCGACATCCAGCTCCGCGGCGCGCGCGGCGGCGCGAAGCCCCGGCTGCCGGGCGGGCGGCGCCCCTATGTCCGTGCCGCCGTGCCCGCCCGCCCCGACGCGATCGCGTACGACGCCGAGGAGGAGGTGCTGAGCGTCGGCGAGGGACGCATCTCCCCGGTGCCGCCCGCCGCCTGGGACGTAAATGTCGGCGGTACCCGGGTGCTGGAGGCCTGGTTCGCACGCCGGACCACCCAGCCCGAGCCCGGCACCCTGGAGGCGATCCGGCCCGGCGCCTGGCCGCAGGAGTGGACCTCGGAACTGCTGGAGCTGATCACCGTCCTCGCCCTGTTCGGTGAACTGACCGACCGGAGAGCCGAGTTGAAGACGGGCGCCGAGATCACCGACGTCGGGGTCGTGCTGCCGCCGCCGGACACGGCCCGTCGGCCCGCGTCCGTACTCGACCACCACGAGGAAGGCCCGGAGGGCCAGTTCGCCCTGCTCTGA